The Bacillus sp. B-jedd sequence GCGCAATAACCAAAACTATTAATCTTGTCTCTGCTGTGTTTAGGTTTGTATTCCTGGAAACACTCCTCAAGATATTTCATGGCATCTACAGGAAGGATGCCACTTTCGACCACTTGCCTTACAGCAGTCTTTTGATACTCAGGAATATCAAAACCGGGAATGGCAGCCAGTTGCATGTATTTTGCAATGAGTTCTTGCTCGAATGATGATTGCTGTTTTGGCTCCTCGAGGACGTCATCATCATTAGATAAATCCTTATTATCTTTATTAACATTATTATTGTTCTCGGACTGTTCTCGGACTGTTCTCGAACCGTTCTCGGACTGTTCTCGGTTCTGTTTCTTATAATGTTCAAAACCTTGATACATTGCGTAATTGACCACAGTGAAAAGTGTTCCCAGTTCGGTCTCTTCGATTTCCAACCGTTCTTCCTTCACCAATTGATCGACCTTCTTCTTTATGACAGATATTGAGTACTTTTTTAAAGATTTGTTATCAAGATACTCAAGGTCTGCAGCAAGATTTCGATAGGATCGTAAAAACTGTCCGCGTTTTATCAGGATGTTCCCTTGCTTTACTCCCTCGTCGGAAAATACGGCGTTTCCAACAATGTAAAAGAAGAGCCGAAACTTGATGACGTCCTGCCATATTGGATTGTTAAAGATCTCTCTACTTGTTTGGAAAGCCCCGCCCATTTTATCCCTTCTTTATGAACTCAATGACTTCGTCTAACACTGTTTCAGCTTCTTCCGTCAGGTCTGAATGGCCGTAAAGCTTTGAAAGCAGTTCCTGTTTTTCCGCGTCCTTGCCAAAAGGCTTAATTATTAGCGCATCTCCATCCGTGAACATTTCAAGCGGCTGCTTCGTTTCCCAGCCCTGTGTGCGCCTTACTTCAATCGGGATTACAATCCGGCCAAGATCATCCATCTTCCTTACGACGCCGAGCGATTTCATTCCCATATTTAGTTCCTCCAATATTTTTATAGTTTTTTAGTATTAAAGTTTGTCCAAAGTGATATAATGGTCTAAAGATAATTTTCAATGAGTCTGACGTTGCCGCGTCAGGCTTTTTTTTGCTCCAAAAACTTATTAATAAAATAAATCTGACCCTTACCTGTTACCTTAGGAGTCCGAGTAGTTCTCGATGATCCATCAGGATTATTGATGGTTCTCTTTTTAATTTCAAAGAGCTTTAAATCCATCGCGTACTGGGTCGGCAAGTTATAGCTTTCTCCATGCTTGCGAATTAGAAAGCTGTTTTCCCTAAGCCACTGGAATAGTCTGTTTTGTCCAATGGGGATGCCATTTTGTTTTAGCAGCTTCGCCAACTCACCAATTAGGATTGAGGATTTGGAGGTTTCCAACGCTTCCGCGAATAGTACCTTTGGTTTTTGCTCGGTCAATTGGACTTGAAGCGCTTTCACTTGCTTATCCGCGAATTCAAGCGCCCGCTTCATAATCATCTCCGGGCTGTTCCACATTTTTTCAAGTTGAATGAAATACTGTCGAGCCTGTTTCCCTTTTTCAGAACGTTGGAGCATTGCTATTTCTTTTGCCATGTCCAACTTAATAAGATGATCTTGCTTTGGTCGTCCTCCAGTACTTTCTAACATTTTTGTTATAAAGTCCTGATTCTCGGTGAAACCATAATCAGCCATTCTGTCGAACCACATGGTGTAAGGAGTAGGCACTCCCAAAAAATCATATAACTCTCGAGCGCTAACAATTATTTCACCATTGTCACTTTGAGTAGTTGTAATCAACTCTTGCACGTTATCCCTCCTAATCCATAAACCCTGTAATGGCACAGACTCCGACAAAACAAACGATAAACAGTGAGCAAATCACAATCATCGCTAGTACTCCTATGGATATCGCCTCCTTAAATTGACAGGTTAATTCTTCAGGATTTTTCATCAGTATTTTTAGACGGCATATTCACCGCCGTAACCCGGTAAGCGACAACATTTTTCGCAAGTATGGCCAAAAAAGGAAGCCGGTTAAGGCTCTATTTATTCTTGTTTAATTCATCCATAATCTGTATAGCGATTTTTGCATCAACGCGACCGATAATTGTTTTTTCATCTACAGTTCCAATCTGCGGAAAAACATCATATGATTTGAAATAACTTTCTGTTATGAAAAGCAACTGGAAATAACGGCTATCCGATTTAAGATGTACCCTGTAAGCTATACCGTAACTGAGACAGCTTTCGATCTCACGAGCAATTAATTCCGCAAATTTTTCCCCGTATTTCTCCCCGACCTCACTGATTTCAACATCTACCTCTTTGAGTTTACTCATCGCTTATATCCCGCCTCCTCTATTTGTTGGTGCAGCAAGGCTTTGTACAAGAACAATCGACTACTGCGATATTTGTACCTGGCAGGTAAGGCTTTTGATGGGTGAATGGCATATAGCTCCGCGACTTTCTTTGTGTAAAAAGCGACACGGCGATCAAGTTTTCTAACCAACTTCATCCCTCCTAAATATTAGGGAGAAATTATTATCCAAGAATGCGGCCATTTTAGAAGCATGAAAACTCCAGGTTTGTCCTTTGTTTTTTGGATAATAAACAAACCCGCCAATCTCACAATCTAGTATTTTTCTGAATCGTGTTGGGTATAAAATGTTCTCTTTAATCCATTCGGACTTTTTGTTTATCCGTTTCTCCAAGTCTTGCATAGACCAATAAACGCCAGTCAGTGATTGCTCCTTCAATTCTTTTAATTCGACTTTTTTTATAAGCACCGTGTCATCTGGGATCGGAACAGTAATCGATACCTCCAGTTGTTGCATCAGATATCACCGCCTTAGGAAATATTTCTCTTTCTGTGTTCCTTTTCAGGAACAGAAGGTTCAAAAAAATAAGCGACTGGTACGCCTAATTTGAAATGTAACAATTTTGCATCGCTGAGTGAAAAATCTCCACCGAATCCGTTCAACTTCTTGCTTACTGTGTTTGGCGTTAATTTCAACAATTTTGCAACTTCTTTATGTTTGATGCCTTTTTCAACTAGAAAAGCTTTAATCTTGTTGTAAGGTGCCCTACTTCTTGTATCCATCCTTTCACCCCCACTCGTTCCTTTTTAGGAACAACTCCAATATAAAACACATTTTTTCCCCTGTCAACAATTATAATTCCTTTTTAGGAATATTTTTACGACGAAATGTTGCATAATAGGAACGAATATAATAGAATATTCCTATAAGAGGAATATTCGATAGGGGAGTAGGAGACATGAATACGTTTGGCGATAGGTTAAAAGTACTTAGGGGGAAAATGAGTCTCGATGAACTAGTCACTCAATTAAAGAAAAAATACGACACAAAAATAAGTAAAAGTATGCTATCGAGATATGAAAGCGGAGATGCCGATCCAAAGCTGGAGAATGTCCGAATACTAGCAGATTTTTTTAATGTATCTTCTGATTTTTTAGCAGGAATAACAGATGAACCATCCACTCCTTTTAAACCAGAGCTAACCAAAAAGGATGAAAGAGATATCGAAAGAGAATTAAAAAAGATGATTGAGGGTTTAAACAATAAAAATTCCTATGCTGCATTTGATGGTCAAACATTAGATGAAATGGATGATGAAGATCGCGAACTGTTAATTGCCTCATTAGAAAATTCTTTGCGCCTAGCAAAAAGACTTGCTAAAGAGAAATTCACCCCTAAAAAATACAGAAAATAGGAGTGACTCATCGTGGGGTCCATAAAGAAGAAGGTTCATTTTCTTGTAAAAAAGTATGGCACGAATTGCCCATTCAAAATAGCACAGCATCTAGGCATCCTTGTTCATTTTGAAAACTTGGGC is a genomic window containing:
- a CDS encoding helix-turn-helix domain-containing protein encodes the protein MNTFGDRLKVLRGKMSLDELVTQLKKKYDTKISKSMLSRYESGDADPKLENVRILADFFNVSSDFLAGITDEPSTPFKPELTKKDERDIERELKKMIEGLNNKNSYAAFDGQTLDEMDDEDRELLIASLENSLRLAKRLAKEKFTPKKYRK
- a CDS encoding phage antirepressor KilAC domain-containing protein, encoding MQELITTTQSDNGEIIVSARELYDFLGVPTPYTMWFDRMADYGFTENQDFITKMLESTGGRPKQDHLIKLDMAKEIAMLQRSEKGKQARQYFIQLEKMWNSPEMIMKRALEFADKQVKALQVQLTEQKPKVLFAEALETSKSSILIGELAKLLKQNGIPIGQNRLFQWLRENSFLIRKHGESYNLPTQYAMDLKLFEIKKRTINNPDGSSRTTRTPKVTGKGQIYFINKFLEQKKA
- a CDS encoding AbrB/MazE/SpoVT family DNA-binding domain-containing protein, with protein sequence MKSLGVVRKMDDLGRIVIPIEVRRTQGWETKQPLEMFTDGDALIIKPFGKDAEKQELLSKLYGHSDLTEEAETVLDEVIEFIKKG
- a CDS encoding helix-turn-helix domain-containing protein, with the translated sequence MDTRSRAPYNKIKAFLVEKGIKHKEVAKLLKLTPNTVSKKLNGFGGDFSLSDAKLLHFKLGVPVAYFFEPSVPEKEHRKRNIS
- a CDS encoding DUF771 domain-containing protein; translation: MQQLEVSITVPIPDDTVLIKKVELKELKEQSLTGVYWSMQDLEKRINKKSEWIKENILYPTRFRKILDCEIGGFVYYPKNKGQTWSFHASKMAAFLDNNFSLIFRRDEVG